One stretch of Zingiber officinale cultivar Zhangliang chromosome 6B, Zo_v1.1, whole genome shotgun sequence DNA includes these proteins:
- the LOC121991037 gene encoding bidirectional sugar transporter SWEET5-like yields the protein MIANQSLIRNIIGVTGNVISCGLFLSPMPTYIQIIKSKDVKKFSPIPYLATLLNCLLWFFYGLPIVHPNSLLVITINGIGIAFEIFYLTVFLIYAARQGRLKVIKLLALEAVFMIAVVTLVLLLIHTTTKRSLVVGILCIIFGTCMYASPLVVMKLVIQTKSVEFMPFTLSLASFLNGVCWTSYGFLPFDINLLVPNGLGTLFGLAQLVLYTCYFKSTPNKNTKAEVELPPSISNNMSLWLELGSTPSQISFSSSDDDGDDDDDDDGGDGSS from the exons ATGATTGCGAACCAAAGCCTCATACGCAACATCATTGGAGTGACAG gGAATGTAATCTCGTGTGGTTTGTTTTTGTCGCCCAT GCCGACATACATACAAATCATCAAGAGCAAGGATGTGAAGAAATTTTCACCGATTCCCTACCTTGCCACATTGCTCAATTgcttgctttggtttttctatgGGTTGCCCATCGTCCACCCCAATAGCCTTCTAGTCATCACCATCAATGGCATTGGTATAGCCTTTGAAATATTCTACCTAACTGTTTTCTTAATCTATGCTGCTCGCCAAGGCCGT TTGAAGGTCATCAAACTATTAGCACTTGAGGCGGTGTTCATGATAGCTGTAGTAACTTTAGTGCTCTTGTTGATCCACACAACCACCAAGAGATCCTTAGTTGTGGGTATCCTCTGTATTATCTTTGGAACTTGCATGTATGCGTCTCCTCTTGTTGTGATG AAACTTGTGATTCAAACAAAGAGCGTGGAGTTCATGCCCTTCACACTTTCTCTTGCTAGCTTCCTTAATGGAGTTTGTTGGACTAGCTATGGTTTCCTCCCCTTCGATATCAATCTCCTT GTTCCTAATGGTTTGGGGACTCTCTTTGGCCTTGCTCAACTAGTCCTCTATACTTGTTATTTCAAGTCCACACCGAACAAGAATACTAAAGCTGAGGTGGAGCTACCA CCCTCTATTAGTAATAATATGAGTTTATGGCTAGAG TTAGGCTCCACTCCAAGTCAAATTTCTTTCAGTTCTAGTGATGATGATGGTGATGACGATGACGacgatgatggtggtgatggttCTTCATGA